One Vigna unguiculata cultivar IT97K-499-35 chromosome 11, ASM411807v1, whole genome shotgun sequence DNA window includes the following coding sequences:
- the LOC114170749 gene encoding G-type lectin S-receptor-like serine/threonine-protein kinase At4g27290 translates to MGIIHAFVIIFACILVFPLEISGANDSINVVQSLSDGNTLVSKGGKFEVGFFSPGSSQKRYLGIWYKNIPVKTYVWVANGANPINDSSGILTVNTTGNLVLTQNGSLVWHTNNSHKQAQNPVVEMLDSGNLVIRNEGETNPEEYLWQSFDYPSDTLLPGMKLGWDLRTGLERKYTSWKSPDDPSPGDVSRVLKLYSYPEVYMMRGTQKLLRYGPWNGEYFSGMPDLLNNTIFGLSFVSNEEEIYYTYTLVNDSVPSRTVTNQSGTIVRYVWVDDDKTWKPYRTYPKEFCDNYDSCGPNGLCVRTQSQPCKCLKGFSPKSQQNWYSSDWSEGCERNKALNCSHDTFVLFEGLKVPATTVTWLNKSIGLKECRVKCLSDCSCMAYTNSDIRNGGSGCVLWFGDLIDMKQIETGGQDLYIRMNASEAEPGPSNNTRTIVASTVGAICGVLILLSTYIIFRLQKNKAVNSFTEDISKRHVDDLDVQLFDLVTIAKATNNFSKENMIGEGGFGHVYKGIIDGKEIAVKTLSRSSWQGVTEFINEVNLTAKLQHRNLIKLLGCCIQGQERMLIYQYMENGSLDSLIFDEKRSKSLEWPQRFQIICGIARGLMYLHQDSPLRIIHRDLKASNILLDKTLNPKISDFGVSRSFGVDQFEGSTSRVVGTCGYMAPEYAVDGLFSEKSDVFSFGILVLEIVSGKRNRGLYHTDKSLNLVAHSWTLWKAGKAIDLIASNMNTPSCVISEVLRCLHVGLLCVQQYPDDRPTMMSVILMLESHIELAGPREPGFISRSVLPEKDLGSPTKDTSSTNEVTITVLEPR, encoded by the exons ATGGGTATTATCCATGCTTTCGTGATTATATTTGCATGCATACTTGTTTTCCCACTAGAAATTTCAGGAGCAAATGATTCAATCAACGTGGTCCAGTCTCTGAGTGATGGGAATACTTTGGTATCAAAAGGTGGGAAGTTTGAAGTTGGGTTCTTCAGCCCTGGTAGTTCCCAGAAACGTTACTTGGGAATTTGGTACAAGAATATCCCAGTTAAGACGTATGTTTGGGTAGCTAATGGGGCCAACCCCATCAATGATTCCTCAGGAATTTTAACAGTGAACACCACAGGCAATCTTGTTCTCACCCAAAATGGTTCTCTGGTTTGGCACACCAACAACTCTCACAAACAAGCACAGAATCCGGTTGTAGAAATGTTGGACAGTGGCAATCTTGTGATCAGAAACGAGGGGGAAACGAACCCAGAAGAGTATTTGTGGCAAAGCTTTGATTATCCATCTGATACACTCTTGCCAGGGATGAAGTTAGGATGGGACCTCCGAACTGGTTTGGAACGGAAATATACTTCATGGAAGAGTCCAGATGATCCATCCCCAGGTGATGTGTCTCGTGTTTTGAAACTATATAGCTATCCTGAGGTTTACATGATGAGGGGTACACAAAAGTTGCTGAGGTATGGACCTTGGAATGGCGAATATTTCAGTGGAATGCCAGATCTACTGAATAACACcatttttggtttgagttttgtCAGCAATGAAGAGGAGATTTACTACACCTATACCCTCGTCAATGATTCCGTCCCTTCCAGAACTGTTACAAACCAATCAGGTACTATTGTTCGTTATGTGTGGGTGGATGATGACAAAACATGGAAACCATACAGAACGTACCCGAAAGAGTTTTGCGACAATTATGACTCCTGTGGACCTAACGGATTATGTGTACGAACTCAATCACAACCTTGCAAATGTTTGAAAGGTTTCAGTCCAAAATCACAACAAAATTGGTACTCATCGGATTGGAGTGAAGGATGTGAGCGCAATAAAGCGTTGAATTGCAGCCATGATACGTTTGTCCTATTTGAAGGGCTGAAAGTTCCAGCCACCACAGTTACTTGGTTGAATAAGAGTATTGGCCTGAAGGAATGCAGAGTGAAATGTTTGAGTGATTGTTCTTGCATGGCCTATACTAATTCAGATATAAGAAATGGAGGTAGTGGTTGTGTCTTGTGGTTTGGAGATCTCATTGACATGAAACAGATTGAAACTGGTGGGCAAGATCTGTATATCAGGATGAATGCTTCGGAGGCAG AACCTGGGCCAAGCAACAACACACGAACGATAGTTGCTTCAACCGTTGGTGCAATTTGTGGGGTTCTTATTCTTCTAAGTACGTATATTATTTTCAGGCTCCAGAAGAACAAAGCTG TAAATTCATTCACAGAAGATATAAGTAAAAGACATGTGGATGATCTGGATGTCCAATTATTTGATCTAGTAACGATTGCAAAGGCAACTAATAACTTCTCCAAAGAGAATATGATAGGAGAAGGTGGTTTTGGACATGTATACAAG GGAATAATCGACGGGAAAGAAATTGCTGTAAAGACTCTATCAAGAAGCTCATGGCAAGGTGTCACAGAGTTCATCAATGAAGTAAACTTGACTGCAAAGCTTCAGCATCGGAATCTTATTAAACTTCTTGGTTGCTGCATTCAAGGACAAGAAAGAATGCTCATTTATCAGTACATGGAAAATGGCAGCCTAGACTCCCTTATTTTTG ATGAGAAAAGAAGTAAATCTTTGGAATGGCCTCAACGGTTCCAAATAATTTGCGGAATTGCAAGGGGCCTTATGTACCTTCATCAAGATTCCCCACTGAGGATCATCCACAGAGATCTCAAAGCTAGTAACATCTTACTCGATAAAACGTTGAATCCGAAAATATCAGACTTTGGTGTGTCAAGATCTTTTGGAGTAGACCAATTTGAGGGAAGCACAAGTAGAGTAGTAGGGACCTG TGGGTATATGGCGCCAGAATATGCAGTTGATGgattattttctgaaaaatcTGACGTATTTAGCTTTGGCATTCTGGTGTTGGAGATTGTCTCTGGGAAGAGAAACAGAGGACTTTATCACACAGATAAGAGTCTTAACCTTGTTGCTCAT TCATGGACATTATGGAAAGCGGGCAAGGCAATAGATTTGATTGCCTCAAACATGAACACACCATCGTGCGTTATATCTGAAGTACTGCGTTGTCTCCATGTCGGTCTTTTGTGTGTGCAACAGTACCCAGATGATAGGCCTACAATGATGTCTGTGATTTTAATGTTGGAGAGTCACATTGAATTGGCTGGGCCAAGAGAGCCTGGTTTCATTTCGAGAAGTGTGTTACCTGAAAAAGATTTAGGCTCACCTACGAAAGACACAAGTTCAACCAACGAAGTGACCATTACCGTGTTAGAGCCTCGATGA